One part of the Dyadobacter sp. 676 genome encodes these proteins:
- a CDS encoding YtxH domain-containing protein: MSKTSNTLIAFLTGCATGAALGILYAPDKGEVLRTQLTYRLSKYREKLQEVIQDLVDKKDQPDSYARTEGERVVNDAREKAEKLLEDVDRLMAQIKGQAS; the protein is encoded by the coding sequence ATGAGTAAAACCAGTAATACACTAATCGCATTCCTGACGGGCTGTGCTACCGGCGCAGCATTGGGTATCCTTTACGCTCCGGATAAAGGAGAAGTACTACGTACCCAACTGACATACCGGCTGTCCAAATACCGTGAAAAACTGCAAGAGGTCATTCAGGATCTGGTCGACAAGAAAGACCAGCCCGACAGCTATGCCAGAACGGAAGGTGAGCGCGTAGTGAACGATGCCCGCGAAAAAGCCGAGAAGCTTCTGGAAGATGTTGACCGCCTGATGGCGCAGATCAAGGGGCAGGCCAGCTGA
- the yajC gene encoding preprotein translocase subunit YajC, producing the protein MNFSILAQAAAGGSQGMIYQVVMWVGIIGVFYFFMIRPQQKKQKEQKELLNNLKKGDQVVTIGGIHARVYTVEEATVTLELDKGVKLTVEKSAISRTIAG; encoded by the coding sequence ATGAATTTTTCAATTTTAGCACAGGCAGCGGCCGGCGGCTCGCAGGGCATGATTTACCAGGTCGTGATGTGGGTCGGTATTATCGGGGTATTTTACTTCTTTATGATCCGCCCGCAGCAAAAGAAACAGAAGGAGCAGAAAGAACTGCTTAATAACCTTAAAAAGGGCGATCAGGTCGTGACTATCGGCGGAATCCACGCACGGGTTTATACAGTGGAGGAAGCGACGGTGACACTGGAGTTGGATAAAGGTGTCAAGTTAACGGTCGAGAAATCAGCTATTTCGCGTACCATCGCAGGGTAA
- the coaE gene encoding dephospho-CoA kinase (Dephospho-CoA kinase (CoaE) performs the final step in coenzyme A biosynthesis.), with protein sequence MDLPLLIGITGGIGSGKSMVCRLFECLDIPVYYADSRAKWLTNYDPEIREKVTALLGQDAYNAQGFYDTKFVASRVFNNEPLLKELNAIIHPVVRRDTVEWVGRHAGLPYVLKEAAIMGKAGQSNAVDYVVVVEAPVELRIQRILSRDNRTEQEIRAIIERQISDESRREIADFIVHNDEASALIPQVLHLHEIFRKGRANA encoded by the coding sequence ATGGACCTTCCACTTCTGATAGGCATCACCGGAGGTATCGGGTCCGGTAAAAGCATGGTATGCAGGCTGTTCGAATGCCTGGACATTCCGGTTTATTATGCCGACAGCCGCGCCAAGTGGCTCACCAATTATGATCCGGAAATTCGCGAAAAGGTGACTGCGTTGCTGGGGCAGGATGCTTACAACGCACAGGGTTTTTACGATACGAAGTTTGTAGCCTCGCGTGTTTTCAATAACGAGCCGTTGCTTAAAGAGTTGAATGCAATTATTCACCCGGTTGTGCGCAGGGATACCGTTGAATGGGTCGGGCGGCATGCCGGACTGCCGTATGTCTTGAAGGAAGCAGCCATTATGGGCAAGGCAGGACAATCCAATGCGGTGGACTACGTGGTGGTGGTGGAAGCGCCCGTTGAATTGCGCATTCAAAGAATACTAAGCAGGGACAACCGGACGGAACAGGAGATCCGGGCCATTATCGAACGGCAGATTTCGGACGAATCCCGTCGTGAAATAGCCGATTTTATCGTACACAATGACGAAGCTTCGGCATTGATCCCGCAAGTGCTGCATTTGCACGAAATTTTTCGGAAGGGCAGGGCTAATGCTTAA
- a CDS encoding DNA polymerase III subunit gamma/tau has protein sequence MDHFVVSARKYRPVTFDSVVGQSHITTTLKNAIRTNHLAQAFLFCGPRGVGKTTCARILAKTINCQNLGDDVEACGECESCVSFQNNASFNIHELDAASNNSVEDIRNLIDQVRYPPQTGKYKIYIIDEVHMLSQAAFNAFLKTLEEPPSYAIFILATTEKHKILPTILSRCQIFDFNRIQSKDIAHHLADIAKKEGINAEHEALELIGQKADGGLRDALSMFDLNVTFSTNNHLTYAAVLENLHILDYDYYFKITDALTAGSIARSLVLFDEILRKGFDGHLFVVGLLEHFRNLLVCKDPATVTLLQVSESAERKYLEQSLMADMGFLLSALSITGQCDINYKSAKNQRLHVELCLMKLANLPQVLQLHTLAAVDETAKKKVEPQQPLNNGAAPQPAAPANGHPSNGNAYAAVPVQPVGVHQQAPAQQTVPPQTTPSRLKSTVSLTPVLTPPAQQATKPAGTQPPVDSAAVSNGIKKEELTLANLQRLWYEFAQKRLQEGNSTTEQITLNREFQLNGTTIEIALDNDHQLDAVANVRYELLGFLKARLDAPKLDINPRVAPQEVNRLPYTPAEKFNYMAEKNPYLLDLKQALGLDVDF, from the coding sequence ATGGATCATTTCGTTGTTTCGGCCAGAAAGTATCGTCCCGTCACCTTTGATTCGGTGGTGGGTCAATCACACATCACTACCACATTAAAGAATGCCATTCGCACCAATCACCTTGCGCAAGCTTTCCTTTTCTGCGGTCCCCGCGGTGTAGGAAAAACGACCTGCGCACGCATTCTGGCGAAAACTATCAACTGCCAGAACCTTGGCGACGATGTAGAGGCCTGCGGTGAATGCGAGTCTTGTGTGAGTTTCCAGAACAACGCTTCCTTTAACATCCACGAGCTCGATGCCGCTTCCAACAACTCGGTCGAAGACATCCGTAACCTGATCGATCAGGTGCGTTATCCGCCGCAAACGGGGAAATACAAAATCTACATCATCGATGAGGTGCATATGCTTTCGCAGGCAGCTTTCAATGCATTCCTGAAAACATTGGAAGAACCGCCCTCCTATGCGATTTTTATCCTCGCAACTACGGAGAAGCATAAAATACTTCCGACAATCCTCTCCCGTTGCCAGATTTTTGACTTTAACCGCATTCAATCCAAAGACATTGCGCATCACCTTGCGGATATCGCCAAAAAGGAGGGGATCAATGCGGAACACGAGGCACTCGAACTGATCGGCCAGAAAGCCGATGGCGGTTTACGGGACGCCCTGTCGATGTTCGACCTGAATGTGACGTTTTCCACGAACAATCACCTCACCTACGCGGCTGTACTGGAAAACCTGCATATCCTTGATTACGACTATTATTTCAAAATTACCGATGCGCTCACTGCGGGCAGCATTGCACGCTCGCTGGTGCTTTTCGATGAAATTCTCCGCAAGGGCTTCGACGGCCACCTCTTTGTAGTCGGCCTGCTGGAACATTTCCGGAACCTGCTGGTGTGCAAGGACCCGGCGACGGTTACCTTATTGCAGGTCTCGGAGTCGGCGGAGCGAAAATACCTCGAACAATCGCTCATGGCTGATATGGGTTTTCTGCTTTCGGCTCTGAGCATTACCGGGCAATGCGATATCAATTATAAATCGGCGAAAAACCAGCGGCTGCATGTGGAACTCTGCCTGATGAAACTCGCCAATTTACCGCAGGTTCTTCAACTTCATACGCTCGCCGCCGTTGATGAAACGGCAAAAAAAAAAGTTGAGCCACAGCAACCTCTGAATAACGGAGCGGCACCGCAGCCCGCCGCACCTGCTAATGGCCACCCGTCGAACGGAAACGCTTATGCCGCTGTTCCGGTCCAACCCGTGGGTGTACACCAGCAAGCGCCCGCCCAGCAGACAGTCCCTCCACAGACCACACCTTCCCGGCTTAAAAGCACCGTCTCGCTCACACCCGTGCTCACGCCGCCCGCACAGCAGGCTACAAAGCCGGCAGGCACACAGCCCCCGGTTGATTCCGCGGCAGTTTCGAATGGTATAAAAAAAGAGGAATTGACGCTCGCAAACCTGCAAAGGCTTTGGTATGAATTCGCTCAGAAGCGTCTGCAAGAGGGCAATTCAACGACCGAGCAAATTACGCTTAACAGGGAGTTCCAGTTGAATGGAACGACAATCGAAATCGCATTGGACAATGATCATCAGCTGGATGCGGTTGCAAACGTGCGATATGAGTTATTAGGCTTTCTGAAAGCGAGGCTCGACGCTCCCAAACTGGATATCAACCCCCGCGTTGCGCCGCAGGAAGTGAACAGGCTACCCTACACCCCTGCGGAGAAATTCAATTACATGGCTGAAAAAAATCCCTATTTGCTCGACTTAAAGCAGGCTTTGGGATTGGATGTGGATTTTTAA
- a CDS encoding DUF1573 domain-containing protein, translating to MKKIALFAFLGLTIAFSGCSRDEKKGGQKQANSKLPVFALVDSAAYDFGTIQEGAIVEHEFKFRNDGEYPLILNNISSSCGCTTPEWPKDPIEPNQTSSIKVRFDSKHKVGPQVKTITVYANTEPAYTELRLKGIVNAAPQPAVADSAAEKQTAEK from the coding sequence ATGAAAAAAATAGCCCTTTTCGCGTTTCTGGGATTGACGATAGCCTTTTCCGGATGCTCCCGGGATGAAAAGAAAGGTGGGCAAAAACAGGCAAACTCCAAACTGCCTGTTTTTGCTTTGGTCGACAGTGCAGCCTACGATTTCGGGACCATCCAGGAAGGCGCTATCGTGGAACATGAATTCAAGTTCCGTAATGACGGGGAATATCCGCTGATTCTCAACAATATCAGCTCCTCATGCGGATGTACTACGCCCGAATGGCCGAAAGACCCCATTGAGCCCAATCAGACTTCCAGCATTAAAGTCCGGTTTGACAGTAAGCACAAGGTCGGGCCTCAGGTAAAGACCATCACGGTATACGCGAATACAGAGCCCGCCTACACCGAATTGAGGCTGAAAGGTATTGTGAATGCAGCTCCTCAGCCAGCGGTGGCCGATTCGGCGGCTGAGAAACAAACGGCGGAGAAGTAA